The Achromobacter pestifer genome includes a region encoding these proteins:
- a CDS encoding Nif3-like dinuclear metal center hexameric protein: MSKVDSHVLANWLDDTLQAARFKDYCPNGLQVEGRSEIAHIITGVTASEALLRVAVERGADAVLVHHGWLWRNEDRRVIGTRRARMALALKNDLNLYAYHLPLDAHPTLGNNAQLARVLGLTPALRDDGAPQTCGPDNLVWLGAAQGVTTLGQLGARVAERLGRQPLVVGNPDMPLARVAWCTGGAQGMLGDAADAGASAYITGEVSESTVHQARETGVGFIAAGHHATERYGAQALGQAVAERFGIKVEFVDIDNPA, translated from the coding sequence ATGAGTAAAGTGGACTCCCACGTCCTGGCCAATTGGCTGGACGACACCCTGCAAGCAGCGCGCTTCAAGGACTATTGCCCCAACGGGCTGCAGGTGGAAGGCCGATCCGAAATCGCACACATTATCACCGGAGTCACGGCCAGCGAAGCCCTGCTGCGCGTGGCGGTCGAGCGCGGCGCGGACGCGGTGCTGGTGCACCACGGCTGGCTCTGGCGCAACGAAGACCGCCGCGTCATCGGTACGCGCCGCGCGCGCATGGCGCTGGCCCTGAAAAACGACCTGAACCTGTACGCCTACCACCTGCCGCTGGACGCGCACCCCACGCTGGGCAATAACGCGCAGCTGGCGCGCGTGCTGGGCCTGACGCCCGCGCTGCGCGACGACGGCGCGCCACAAACCTGTGGCCCCGACAACCTGGTCTGGCTGGGCGCCGCGCAAGGCGTGACGACGCTGGGCCAACTAGGCGCGCGCGTGGCCGAGCGCCTGGGCCGCCAGCCCTTGGTAGTGGGCAACCCGGACATGCCGCTGGCCCGCGTGGCCTGGTGCACGGGCGGCGCGCAAGGCATGCTGGGCGACGCCGCTGACGCGGGCGCCAGCGCTTACATCACGGGCGAAGTCTCCGAATCCACGGTGCACCAGGCGCGCGAAACCGGCGTGGGCTTCATCGCGGCGGGCCACCATGCCACCGAACGCTACGGCGCGCAGGCCCTGGGCCAGGCGGTGGCGGAACGCTTCGGCATCAAGGTCGAATTCGTCGACATCGACAACCCGGCATAA